A genomic window from Silene latifolia isolate original U9 population chromosome Y, ASM4854445v1, whole genome shotgun sequence includes:
- the LOC141630874 gene encoding uncharacterized protein LOC141630874 — MKVDLKKAYDSVECEFIRQMLVALEFPQKMIQWGKRGIRQGDPMSPLLFTFSMEYLSRILNYVTSSLEFNYHPMCRALKLTHLCFADDLLMFCRGDKQSICTILRAFATFSKASELVMNREKSDIYFNGMCNEDSQYVMRVSGFREGSFPFRLVERVVMRIRGWGARKLSYAGRLVLVQAVLSHFAHVLGSYFSHSRDRDGQNRAYLSKLFVEWFEEFQNRPVAWTKTSIGWIMFQLLVQVDMEEALLVKEQLKPAYCNGQRRFNVGRYTISEGYIWLQGDQVKVPWHPVVWNRFNMPKHAFIGWLAIQGRLLTKDRLVRFGVIQDGTCDMCLDHAEDHSHLLYHCKFSSQCWALLKVWLDVALPGCGILEWCSSWRCRSIMKKRIVCAAVLALVYQLWRVRNVCRVDCYLPSPASVVNSVQQIVQSRGQQWKWTSKYQCMSWSPRM, encoded by the exons ATGAAGGTGGATCTCAAGAAGGCATACGACTCTGTTGAATGCGAGTTCATTAGGCAGATGTTGGTTGCTCTGGAGTTCCCTCAAAAGATGATTCAATGG GGGAAAAGAGGGATCAGACAAGGAGATCCTATGTCTCCTCTCCTGTTTACCTTTAGCATGGAGTACCTCAGTAGAATTTTGAATTATGTGACAAGTTCCTTGGAGTTCAATTACCATCCCATGTGTAGAGCACTCAAGCTTACTCACTTGTGTTTTGCGGATGACCTCCTCATGTTTTGTAGGGGAGATAAACAGTCTATATGCACCATTCTGAGAGCTTTTGCTACGTTCTCTAAGGCTTCTGAACTGGTAATGAACAGAGAAAAATCTGATATCTACTTTAATGGTATGTGCAATGAGGATAGTCAGTATGTGATGAGGGTTTCAGGCTTCAGAGAAGGGTCTTTTCCATTCAG GCTTGTGGAGAGAGTGGTAATGAGAATTCGTGGTTGGGGAGCTAGAAAGCTCAGTTATGCTGGTCGCCTTGTCCTTGTTCAGGCTGTTCTCTCACATTTTGCCCACGTTTTGGGCTCGTATTTTTCTCATTCCCGTGATCGTGATGGACAGAATAGAGCTTATTTGTCGAAATTATTTGTGGAGTGGTTCGAGGAATTTCAAAACCGCCCCGTAGCATGGACTAAG ACCAGCATTGGATGGATTATGTTCCAACTGTTAGTTCAAGTGGACATGGAGGAAGCTTTGCTGGTCAAGGAGCAACTTAAACCTGCCTACTGTAATGGGCAAAGGAGGTTTAATGTAGGGAGATATACTATCTCTGAGGGTTACATTTGGCTTCAAGGTGATCAGGTCAAGGTTCCTTGGCATCCTGTTGTATGGAATCGTTTCAATATGCCCAAGCATGCGTTTATTGGATGGCTAGCTATCCAAGGTAGACTACTCACTAAGGATAGACTAGTACGTTTTGGGGTTATTCAGGATGGTACGTGTGATATGTGTCTGGACCATGCTGAAGATCATTCTCATTTGCTATATCATTGCAAATTCAGTAGCCAATGTTGGGCTTTGCTTAAAGTCTGGTTGGATGTGGCTTTGCCTGGCTGTGGGATACTTGAGTGGTGTAGCTCTTGGAGATGCAGGTCTATCATGAAAAAAAGGATTGTCTGTGCTGCGGTGTTGGCTTTGGTGTATCAGTTGTGGAGGGTCCGTAATGTGTGCAGGGTGGACTGTTACCTCCCTTCTCCTGCAAGTGTTGTTAATTCAGTGCAACAAATAGTGCAAAGTAGAGGTCAGCAATGGAAGTGGACTTCTAAGTATCAATGTATGAGTTGGTCTCCTAGGATGTAA